Part of the Oncorhynchus keta strain PuntledgeMale-10-30-2019 chromosome 31, Oket_V2, whole genome shotgun sequence genome, TATACTTTATTTAAACCCTACCCAACAGTTTTTTTCAATGACCTAAGAAACAAAGAATGTTCATTGGATGTTTATAGTTCAGTATATTTACATTGCAGAGATAAGACTTTAAAAAAGGGATTGTATCCAGGAACTGTAAAGGAATCTGCTGTTTTTCCCTTGTAGGTCTTGTTCATTGAacaatgtaatttaaaaaaaaaagaagatttaATTGAAAATCAGAATTAAGTCCCTGGCCACTCATCTTCCCGTGGCTCTGATAGGTAGCGGGAGGGTCTGATGTCATTTCCTCTCATTCCATTACTGTGATCCGATTGGCTGAATTGCTCTGATGTTGTCATTGTTATGGTGGCGCCATCGGCCTCAACTTCACAGTCTGATGTATAGCCGTTTACCTGAATAACAGCTGGGATACACAAGGGAAATAGTATGAGCACACAAcaataaccctcctctaacctcacGTAGTACAGCATTTATCATTCATGAAGCCTACACAGGCCCCATTTCATTGTGTCCATAGAGGTAACAATACATCTGTATTTTAATGATTTGATTTAGGCTCTTGCAAATGGAGAAATAGCTCATCCTGATTGTTGATTATATGGGCAGCCTCAGTTTAGATTACATTACATCTGATCCATTCTAAGTGAGGAGAGTCATCACATTATTGATCATTGGGAAGCTGCAGAACTACTATGAGTGATGGATACGGTGTAATATAGACTAATGAAGGTTTATCACAAATAGCTACTCTACATGGAAACAGTGTGTTTTTGGTGATGCGATTTGTCAGGAGATGAATTAAAGTGTATATTGCTGAAGTTCAGCTCTATGGCGCTTGAAATTGCTTGAAATTGAAAGGTAAATTACAATTGAGCCGACATATACAGCATTTAGggaaacattgcctttaaatttaaaTCGCTCTATAACGCTAAACCTCAGCAATATAGATTGAGTCGAGCCCTTAAACCATGGTAACCAGGGTCCCATTACTCATATTGTTCTGCACTCTATGATGCTAATGCTAACCTGTAGCTCAGTAAACAAACCCAACCTACTCTCTGGGTGTACTGAATACCTCCTTTCCTGTGCACTAGAAGAGGTACATTTGTAATTGTGGTGAACTATTCCAACTACCACTGAGGGACTTTCACCTGTGTTGATGAAGAGTGGCTCAGTGGCTTTCTGGTCCAGGCTCCAATGGCTGTTGCACTCGGTGGGGAACTTGAGCTCAGCTGGTGCGAAGGAAGGAGGTGCAGGCTCCACAGGAATTCCAGGACCACTGGAGttggctacagacagacaggcagacagacatgagATCACTGAGTAGCACTATCAACATTCATATACAAGCTGTATCTTATCTGACTTGTTATTGTGGGTAAGTCCAACCTCTACTGGTGAAGCGTTGATAAAAAGGACAGTCACCAAATGTGTCAACCGGTGACGCCACTGTACTTTACACAACACTTTCTTGCTATGAGTTAGCTGACTGTGAAATGTGTCATGTGGTTTTCCAATAACCGTGAACAGGATGCTCAACATAGAACAGGATGTGGTTTTGTCCCCAAGTCTCAGAAACTCAAGAAGCTACAGTAGAAGCTTGTTTCATACCTACTATAGTTTCCTAACTGATAATGAGTAGATGTACATGGAATCTGGAGGCAGTTGTTAAAAATGAAAAAGGCagactaactaaacagagcacagagatatatacacacaaaatCTTTCCCTCAGCCATTACATTATACCTTCACAGGGTAGTCAAACTGGTTATGTATTCAGTGGAACCTACATTTAGTTTGATttgaattaaatatatatatatgatcgaAATATCAATGTCAAATAACCCTTAGAAATAAAATTTCAAACCGCATTTTTCAAAAAGAGGATATGAGTTTGAGATCACGGATATCCTCTATGTGCCTACAATGTTCTCTCAACTTCCAATTTTATGCTCAGTCGTTTCTTAACAAACATCTGTTTGTTTGAGATACTAGGCTGAAACATAAATGTTATAACCAGAAGCCAATAGCAGTGGTGTCTAGTGTCCCCCCTTATATAAGCTCCTGTGACTTTTATCTGCACTTGGACTCATTTTGGTTGATGTGCTGTGCACTCAGCCCCTGATCGAGCATAAACATGAGCGATGCATGCGAGCTTCACTATAACTCATATTGTCTTTGATCTGATTCATCTCTAGAGGAAGTGGCGAGTTCCTACGTCTGACGGTGAAAAGCAATGACCTTGTTTCCTTTCATTCAATCCAAATTACATCTAGCACCTTGACACCTAATACTTTTACAATGTGATGCATATTGTCACTGTGTAGGAGAGAAAAGACACACTAAGAGTTTTCACTGCCTCTACATCTGTCACCGGGTAAAATCTACTGTACATGATCTGAAATCTGCTGGCTGGGAAATCACACAGAGATGAAAATAGCATTTActtaacagttagtaggcctaaCTATCACATTTTGAATGACTCCCGAAGAAACAAACAAGTTGTTAATAGGTTATAATGATGTATGTACAACAGCCCTCAGAGTGGAGTAGCATACAGCTGAGGTGGACTTGATTAAGCAAGTTGATTTCACCTGTTGACTCGCTCATGCAATCACACACCTGTCAGTAATGTTCagaactgccctgataggctcgtTCACACTTCTTGTTTGTATTCAAAGCATGTCAAGCCATTTCTCAGTCCCCCCCTCCAGTTGTGTCTTTTAAGAGTAAGTTTGTTTCCTATTTCCTCATTTCAGATGCATTGGTTTAATAGGTTTATCCATATCACCTTGTATGTTCTGCAACCTGCTCATGTCTCTCCTTTGTTGCAGAACCCCACAAATCCAACTTCACCATGTCCAACCACAAGTCCCCAATAAATAGGTGAACTTTGGCACTGTCTGTCATTTGCAAGTACTCATGGTGACATCTATCCAACCAATGACCTACCTAGGTTCCTTAGCTTATTTTTCATGATCCTTCAAGTTGGAGGATGTTTACCAGGTCCACTGCAGCAGATTTCCATCTACAACGGCAGAGACAGTGTTTCCACTGTAGGCAGTGTCGGAGTGGTTGGTCACCCATCAACCAGACAAGACAGCATGACTTCGTCTCCATTCATCACGTCTTTGGGCTACCAACATAAACAAGCGCCATTGTGGGAAATGGCGCAGCATTACACCACCTCTTCCCCTAGCTACCCATATCTACTGAACCTGTAATGTCACCACTGTGGACCAGTCAAGACCCTCGTCTAACTCCCAACCGCACTGGACACAAAGCATCAGCTGGCAGTTGCTTTGGAGTTGTCACACGCTTCCCAAATGGAGCCTCAGTGACGTTGTTGCCTTGGCATCTCCTTCCGCTCCCCCCTTGGCGCCACACCCTACTGTGCTGTAAAGAGTGTCCACCTTTCCTGATGCCCTGGGCTTTGGCTAATCCATGTCCATCCTACCGTGGCCTACCAGGTACCCAGACAAGGGGTCTCACGTGAGCCTGCCCAAGAAGCCTACCCTGCCACACCTACATCGCTCCTGACCAACAACAATATTTTTCTGTCTTATTCAAATGTTTCATAGTAATGTCTTGGTAAATACCTACAACTTGTTCTACAGTACAAAGAGAGTCCCTGGAATATGGTGGCaactccctctagccaatgcTTACATCAAATTCACGAGGAGGAGTGAACAAATACACACTATTTGGGTGTTGGCAGTGATGATATACACACCGGGCATGTATGATTGATCCTTGGCCCTCCAATAGATGTAGATCAAGATTATGATGAGGAGTGAGGTCACCACTAGTCCCGCCCACAGACTGGTAGGTAGTATCCAGTGACACCCTgagggacagggggagggagggggtgagacggagagagacagggagagagacagtgggacaaagagagagagcgagtgagtgacagagggagagggacagaaaaagagagagagcgagtgagtgacagagggagagggatagaaaaagagagagcgagtgagtgacagagggagagggacagaaaaagagagagagcgagtgagtgacagagggagagggacagaaaaagagagagagcgagtgagtgacagagggagagggacagaaaaagagagagagcgagtgagtgacagagggagagggacagaaaaagagagagagcgagtgagtgaaagagggagagggacagaaacagagagagagcgagtgagtgacagagggagagggacagaaaaagagagagagcgagtgagtgacagagggagagggacagaaacagagagagagcgagtgagtgacagagggagagggacagaaaaagagagagagcgagtgagtgacagagggagagggacagaaaaagagagagagcgagtgagtgagtgacagagggagagggacagaaacagagagagaggtttgttTTGATTGATCCTAACATCCAGCAGATCTATGAGGCTGAAACATTTCTGAGGGAGAATGCAATGTGCTCTAATCTTGTTTACAGTATTAGATGTACATTACTTATGTCAAATCATTCAatcaagagagaaagaggggaggaagaagaaaTATTGGTAAAATGTCATACCATCTATATATTTTATACTACTGTGCAATAAAAGGAGATGCTATTAGACCTACGAGATATGAAGGCACCACACACAGCATCAGTAGTCTCAGTCCCAGcactcttcacctccctcccgaGGTCCccacacctgagagagagagaggaaagaaagtgATTGTGAAACAGAGAAAGGATTAACCCCACAGTTAACCCCACTGTCCCACAATTGTAGAAAAATGTCAAACGTTTCGTGCCAACCAAATGCACCTACTGAGTTGACGTTCGATAAAAATCAGAGCCACTTTGTGTGAAGGGTTCTGACCTGGTGTGTGATTGGCAGTGTGTGATGGCATCGTTGACGCTGTTATAGGTCCCAGGTTGGCACGGGGCACAGACTGTGTCATTCTGGGGGTTGGCTGGGGGGTTTAGGAACAAGTGTCAGACATGTCAGCTGCTCAAAGTAAAGTACATACATCCAGCAGATTGTACAAGCACAGTAATAAGATGTTTTGTACTGACAAAGGTCCACAGTGGTTTAAACATTGACTCTGAGTGCATCTTATTAGACTACAGACTCTGATTTCTTGTCAGGTGTCTTTTCAATACAAGCCTTAGTATCTCCAACTCATGATCAGCTCATCAGAGGCAaaggtctgtcatattagaaCAGGGTGTAGAGgtgaggaggctgctgaggggagaacagcccttaataatgtctggaacggagcaaatggaatggcatcaaaccatcaTTCCCCTGACTCCGCTGCAGCCATTATCACTAGCATGTCCTccctaattaaggtgccaccaacctcctgtggggTAGAGGTGAGGAGGCAGTTCTCACCTTGATTCACGACCCCTGAACCCAGAGGGCACAGGGTCACGGGTAGGCAGTGTTCACATCCATTGTCTGTACAGTAGAAACCTGTCTTACACACACATTGCCTGTCACTACTGGCTTCACACTCCCTCAATACCTTCTGGTTACTgcctgagagagcgagagggagacggagagaagagaagggagagaacgAGTGGGAGAGagcagggtgggggagagagagagggagagagagagagagcagggtgggggagagagagagatagagtgagagagagagagagagagagagagagagagagagagagagagagagagagagagagagagagagagagagagagagagagagagaggatgagtcaGATCAAAAATGAATGATTTTAAGGAGAATAAGGAGGAGGAAGtgacagaggaaggaaggagggggacTTACTGGAATAGCAGACCCTACAGGGTAGACATTTTTTCAAGAAGTTTAATTCAGCAGTGTAGTATTCATGTTGACAGGTTCCACACTCTGTTTTTGTAGACTTGCCACAGTCGGTGCGAACATACTGTCCTGGAGTGAGGTTGGGAATGAGAGAATAACAGAGAAATGTGATCATCCATACCCCCACATATAGGCCACCGTATATACTGTCCATAGTAATGTGTTCATctcaggaggttggtggcatcttaattggggaggatgggctcatggtaatggctggagcagaatgagtggaatggtttcaacaacatcaaacaaacgttttccatgtgtttgatgccattccattcgtgCCACtccagccgttattatgagccgtcctccccccaGCAGCCTCCTGTGTGCTCATGTAGTGTTGTGGAGATGGGACTGCTGTTTTCCCCTCTATACTGCAGTTCATCATTTGATAAGATAGTATAATATGTATATGTGGCACATGTCTAACGCTGGTCTTTCAGACATCTTGCTCCAACAGCCATCtgaacaacagaaacacaccAGTAGTCACTGACCTTTACGACAACGCTCACAGCACCTTTTCACCCCAGAAGCATCATGAAGGTATTCCTCAGTTTTGCATTCCAATACAGCCATCTCTAGTCCATTTGATGATAGTCTCTTTGTTAAAATGTTGACTCTACCATAAAGTTTGTGTTTTTCAGTAATTCTCTTTCATCattaatgttgttgatccacTGGTCTCAGTTGAATGTACATCCTttcacactcctcctctctgtctctagctctctctccttgttctctatcactatttctgactttgACTTCTTTCTTCCGCTGAAGTATCACTCACTCTTTGTCTTCTCCTCTGCTGTGTCCTCCGTCCTCTCAGTGAGAATATAGAGCTGCTTCCTCGCCTCTCTCACCCACCTCTTTCCCCCTCGCTTGTCCTCCAGAGCGGAAAGCCCCGATGCCCCTCATCTGCCCTGTgcgtctctctctcacccacctctTTCCCCCTCGCTTGTCCTCCAGAGCGGAAAGCCCCGATGCCCCTCATCTGCCCTGTgcgtctctctctcacccaccccttTCCCCCTCGCTTGTCCTCCAGAGCGGAAAGCCCCGATGCCCCTCATCTGCCCTGTgcgtctctctctcacccacctctTTCCCCCTCGCTTGTCCTCCAGAGCGGAAAGCCCCGATGCCCCTCATCTGCcctgtgcgtctctctctctcctccctttccccctcgcTTGTCCTCCAGAGCGGAAAGCCCCGATGCCCCTCTTCTGCcctgtgcgtctctctctctcctccctttccttcctgccctccctctctggcaCGAGGTGCACTGTTCTGGACCGTGTAAACTAGTTGTAGAGAGGAGGATTCTAGAGGCTGCTTTTGGCACTGTCTCCAGATCAGTATGTCCAGATGTGGCACACaatacacaccaacacaataaGATACTTCCCCTGACCACTCCAGCCCTTCCCGACACTCCATCTCCCTTTATTCATTTGCTGAACCTTTGTCCTGATAGTGTTGTAATGCTGCTGATCTGAGAGATGTGTTTATATGATGAGTAGATGAAGACAGAAATATatatccctgactctctctctctctccctcactctctatgcactctccctttctttgtcaattcaattcaaagttttttttggcatggaaaacatttttacattgccaaagcaagtggaaaAAAAatggtgaaataaacaatcaaaaattGAACAGTTAAGTTCTCTCTCTCAAcgttgaatagacgttgaattgacgtctgtgcccagtgggaggggttagagggagaTAGTTCAAGTGACATAGcaaggaaagagaaagacagtgagTGTTTATTTGCTGAGGCAGAAGTGATCAATTCCTCACCATGCTAGGAGTGAGGTATGTAATGATTTTTCAGGATTTCTTATCAAACAGAATAAACACAAATATAATATGTAAGCTCATCTTCCTGCATTTATACAGCACTGATATTTATTTAAACAAGCAACACATTTTAAGTGACGACCTTATGCAACGATCGTGATTTAGTTTCCTTCTTGGGATATGTGGTGTAATTTTCTTCTTCCTCAATGGATGTGATTGTGTGAAATGAACCCTGCATTTGTTAATTAATTGTTAATTTGTATtcgtcctctcccccctctctctctctgtcttcgtcctctccaccctctctctctctgtcttcgtcctctccaccctctctctctctgtctttgtcctctccaccctctctctctctgtctttgtcctctcccccctctctctctctctctgtcctctccccctctctctctctgtcctctcccccctctctctctgtctttgtcctctccaccctctctctctccgtctttgtcctctcccccctctctctctctctctctgtcctctcccccctctctctctctgtcctctcccccctctctctctctgtctttgtcctctccaccctctctctctctgtctttgtcctctccccctctctctctctctctctgtcctctccccctctctctctctgtcctctcccccctc contains:
- the LOC118367890 gene encoding tumor necrosis factor receptor superfamily member 5-like, with the protein product MAVLECKTEEYLHDASGVKRCCERCRKGQYVRTDCGKSTKTECGTCQHEYYTAELNFLKKCLPCRVCYSSSNQKVLRECEASSDRQCVCKTGFYCTDNGCEHCLPVTLCPLGSGVVNQANPQNDTVCAPCQPGTYNSVNDAITHCQSHTRCGDLGREVKSAGTETTDAVCGAFISRCHWILPTSLWAGLVVTSLLIIILIYIYWRAKDQSYMPANSSGPGIPVEPAPPSFAPAELKFPTECNSHWSLDQKATEPLFINTAVIQVNGYTSDCEVEADGATITMTTSEQFSQSDHSNGMRGNDIRPSRYLSEPREDEWPGT